A window of the Vigna angularis cultivar LongXiaoDou No.4 chromosome 3, ASM1680809v1, whole genome shotgun sequence genome harbors these coding sequences:
- the LOC128195963 gene encoding uncharacterized protein LOC128195963: protein MLQNKMSYYYIAKSAPFEPFIRFLHYSQVMDLKPPSGINELRYLSIENQDNKSSPKLIVFTVIIAVIVIQNNTTVMAGNRQKKSSSNFFSIFNVFSSRKSRGGYCDAPDSSRRVWPSDYDKGNWGVAEPNIDMKAEAFIAKYKKRVSESALYQLDPAADNA from the coding sequence ATGTTACAAAACAAAATGTCATATTATTACATTGCCAAATCAGCACCATTTGAACCCTTTATCAGATTCCTTCACTATTCACAAGTCATGGATCTGAAGCCTCCCTCTGGTATAAATGAGTTGCGTTACCTCAGCATTGAAAACCAAGACAATAAGAGTTCTCCAAAGTTAATTGTCTTCACAGTGATTATTGCAGTCATTGTTATCCAAAACAACACCACAGTGATGGCAGGTAATAGGCAAAAGAAGTCTTCTTCCaatttcttctctattttcaACGTCTTCTCATCTAGGAAGTCCAGAGGAGGCTACTGTGATGCTCCTGATTCCAGCCGCAGGGTGTGGCCTAGTGATTATGATAAAGGTAACTGGGGTGTTGCTGAGCCAAATATTGACATGAAAGCCGAAGCTTTCATTGCCAAGTACAAGAAACGTGTTTCAGAATCTGCACTCTATCAACTTGACCCTGCTGCTGATAACGCATAA